Proteins encoded by one window of Magnetococcales bacterium:
- a CDS encoding DEAD/DEAH box helicase, translating to MSLPEFLKTSFAPGARILVRDAEWLIRRVDSTSTGGQVLGVVGISELVRNKEAIFLTEIDDHIEVLDPAKTKLVQDASSGYRASLLYLESLFRQTPPTDERIYTGHRAAMDAVPYQLDPAIQALQQPRQRILIADSVGLGKTLEAGILVAELIRRGRGKRILVAAVKSMLTQFQKEFWSRFTIPLTRLDSMGLQRVRSRIPTNHNPFHYFDKSIISIDTLKQDAEYRTYLENAWWDIIIIDEAHNVAERGTGVSLRSRLARLLASRSDTLIMLSATPHDGSPESFASLMNMLDPTAIANPRDYTREEIQGLFIRRFKKDIQSQVTTAFKERKIATATCQASSLEETAFDTLTRIQFTRLDRNKGAGDLFKTTLEKSLFSSPVACVQSIGNRIRQLEKQANPDMQADIEALQELHAVVERIAPAHFSKYQRLLQLIRSEFKWTGHDASDRLVIFTERIQTLEFLAQYLPKELKLKPEQVQTLHGSMSDVEQQQVVEAFGKDAEAVRLLIASDVAAEGINLHYLCHRMIHFDIPWSLMVFQQRNGRIDRYGQEQTPQIVYLTTASANEKIRGDMRILELLIEKDEQAMKNIGDPAAFMGVYDMAEEERLTAQAMEAGMTPTAFEAQFHKDSPVAWDVLAMIMGDTPVAVGKTASRHTARMPSLFADDLAYLQAALNHVDEKHHLQLRIDAKSKMVEFTAPRELQQRFDFLPREIWPENGRFFLSQDITVLQKEMARSRKDERAWPTIHYLWELHPVMQWVNDQILAAFGRHEAPVITLSQGLRADETVFLMSGLIPNRKGHPLVHHWFGAVFQGDAWREIEALQPLLTRTGLGSRPIPNRSAFLDDFFLGQLLPKAVKKAQQWMQEQRKIFEDAINPKLEKHVRDLDRLRGCQMRQLELKFDDIEQPAKIILSRKEEEKRRIDRLFDEYLDWVQETMTTEEQAYIQVAAVLVGQPD from the coding sequence ATGTCCCTACCCGAATTTTTAAAAACTTCCTTTGCCCCTGGGGCACGCATCCTGGTCAGGGATGCCGAGTGGCTCATACGCCGAGTGGACAGCACTTCGACCGGTGGGCAGGTGCTGGGGGTTGTCGGCATTTCGGAGTTGGTTCGAAACAAGGAAGCCATTTTTCTGACCGAAATTGACGACCATATCGAGGTACTTGATCCCGCCAAGACCAAACTGGTCCAGGATGCATCCAGTGGATACCGGGCATCCCTTTTGTACCTGGAGAGTTTGTTCCGGCAAACACCACCCACCGATGAACGCATTTATACAGGTCATCGTGCCGCCATGGATGCAGTGCCGTACCAGTTGGATCCGGCCATCCAGGCCTTGCAACAACCCAGGCAAAGGATTCTCATTGCCGACTCTGTTGGCCTTGGGAAAACCCTTGAAGCAGGAATTCTGGTTGCCGAGTTGATCCGCAGGGGACGTGGCAAGCGTATCCTCGTGGCGGCGGTCAAGAGCATGTTGACCCAATTCCAGAAGGAGTTTTGGAGCCGCTTTACCATCCCGCTGACGCGCCTGGATTCCATGGGTCTCCAGCGTGTTCGCTCCCGCATCCCGACCAACCACAATCCATTTCATTATTTCGACAAATCCATCATCTCCATCGATACTCTCAAGCAGGATGCCGAATACCGGACCTATCTCGAAAACGCCTGGTGGGACATCATCATCATCGACGAGGCGCACAATGTGGCAGAGCGTGGAACGGGGGTTTCCCTGCGTTCCCGGCTGGCGAGGCTGCTTGCCTCGCGCTCCGATACCTTGATCATGCTCTCCGCCACGCCGCATGATGGCAGTCCAGAGAGTTTTGCCAGCCTGATGAACATGCTCGATCCGACGGCCATCGCCAATCCCCGCGATTACACCCGGGAAGAGATCCAGGGATTGTTCATCCGCCGTTTCAAAAAAGACATTCAATCCCAGGTGACCACAGCCTTCAAGGAACGCAAGATTGCCACGGCGACCTGTCAGGCGTCGTCCCTTGAAGAGACCGCTTTTGATACCCTGACCCGCATCCAGTTTACCCGTCTGGATCGCAACAAAGGGGCAGGAGATCTGTTCAAGACCACCCTGGAAAAATCCCTCTTCTCCAGCCCCGTGGCGTGTGTGCAGAGCATTGGCAACCGCATCCGCCAGTTGGAGAAGCAGGCAAACCCGGATATGCAGGCCGATATCGAGGCGTTGCAGGAGTTGCATGCGGTGGTAGAGCGCATCGCGCCTGCACATTTCAGCAAATACCAACGCTTGTTGCAGTTGATCCGCAGCGAGTTCAAATGGACAGGCCACGACGCCTCGGATCGGCTGGTGATTTTTACGGAACGCATCCAAACCCTGGAGTTCCTCGCGCAGTACCTGCCCAAAGAACTCAAACTCAAACCGGAACAGGTGCAAACCCTGCACGGCTCCATGTCCGACGTGGAGCAACAGCAGGTGGTGGAAGCCTTTGGCAAGGATGCAGAAGCGGTACGCCTGCTCATCGCCTCCGACGTGGCTGCCGAAGGGATCAATCTGCATTACCTCTGCCACCGCATGATCCATTTTGACATCCCCTGGTCCTTGATGGTCTTCCAGCAACGGAATGGCCGTATCGACCGCTATGGTCAGGAGCAGACACCACAAATCGTCTATCTGACCACGGCAAGCGCCAATGAAAAAATCCGGGGAGACATGCGCATTCTGGAACTGCTCATCGAAAAGGATGAGCAGGCCATGAAAAATATTGGTGACCCGGCGGCCTTCATGGGGGTGTATGACATGGCCGAGGAGGAGCGTCTGACCGCCCAGGCCATGGAGGCAGGCATGACGCCGACAGCTTTTGAGGCGCAATTCCACAAGGATTCCCCGGTAGCCTGGGACGTGCTGGCCATGATCATGGGCGATACCCCCGTTGCGGTGGGGAAGACCGCATCCCGTCACACGGCCCGCATGCCATCCCTGTTTGCCGATGATCTGGCCTATCTGCAAGCAGCCTTGAACCATGTTGATGAGAAACATCACCTGCAATTGCGGATCGATGCCAAGAGCAAAATGGTCGAGTTCACCGCTCCCAGGGAGTTGCAACAGCGGTTTGACTTTCTCCCCAGAGAAATCTGGCCGGAAAACGGGCGGTTTTTCCTCTCCCAGGATATCACTGTTTTGCAAAAGGAGATGGCCCGCAGTCGCAAGGATGAACGTGCCTGGCCCACCATCCACTATCTGTGGGAACTCCATCCGGTGATGCAGTGGGTCAACGATCAGATATTGGCAGCCTTTGGCAGGCATGAAGCACCGGTGATCACCCTGTCCCAGGGTTTACGGGCAGACGAGACGGTCTTTCTCATGTCCGGGTTGATCCCCAACCGCAAAGGCCACCCTTTGGTGCATCATTGGTTTGGTGCCGTCTTTCAAGGTGATGCGTGGAGGGAGATTGAGGCGTTGCAGCCTCTTTTGACCCGCACCGGCCTGGGTTCGCGCCCCATTCCCAACCGCTCGGCTTTTCTGGATGATTTTTTTCTGGGCCAACTGCTGCCCAAGGCGGTCAAAAAGGCGCAACAGTGGATGCAAGAGCAGCGCAAGATTTTTGAGGATGCCATCAACCCAAAACTCGAAAAACATGTGCGCGACCTGGACCGATTGCGTGGATGTCAAATGCGGCAACTTGAATTGAAATTCGATGATATCGAACAACCTGCCAAGATTATTTTGAGTCGCAAAGAGGAGGAGAAGCGGCGTATCGACAGGCTGTTTGATGAATACCTGGATTGGGTGCAGGAGACCATGACCACCGAAGAGCAGGCCTACATTCAGGTTGCCGCCGTGCTGGTCGGACAGCCGGATTGA